ACAACCCGAAGGACTCGGCACCTGGGGAAGAAGGTAGAGGGGCACGTTGCAGCTCTGAGGGTCAGCACCACCACAGGTAGAAGGACACAGCCCTTGCTCATGCCTCGTGGCTTTAACTCAGgcaaaaaaacagcttgaaatGCCCCCAGCTGTGTGAGCCTGCAGCTCAAGAGGCTTTTCCAGCCCCTCCATACCCCTTGGCCACAAGGGAAGAAGTCCCAGACTGTGGAGCCAGCACCTGCTGGAGCTTCTCCATTTTGCTGGAGGCCCTGCAGGGCACCCTGGACCAGGCAAGCTTATACCAGGGACCTTCAGGGCTGCCTGGGGACACAaacccccccacacacctcctccctctgcccagcacTCACTGGAGGAGCGTGTCCGGCCACTCATGAAGACATTGAGGAACTTCTTGGAGAAGTGGATGTCCGCCTCGGGCGTCGAGTCCTCAGAGAGGCAGACCGAGTCGCGTTTCAGCGCGTCCTCCTCGTACTCCTCGCCGATGGCCGACTCGTAGGGCGAGGAGACACAGTTGTCGTAGACGGTGGCTGAGTCGCTCTCGTCGCTGTAGCCCGAGTAGCACTGCTTGAGGCTGaccagctccagctgcacgTTCTCATCCACCACCAGAGTGTACTTGACCGAGTCGTAGGAGAGGGCGCTGGTGTCCGAACTCACCGACGCTCTCTGAAGGTTGTGGCCCGGCCGGTAGCCACTGCTCCCACCCACACAGGAGGCCCGGGGCAGGCTCGTCTTGTCAGGGGAGGACATATAGTCCAGCACCTCGTCCTCCTCGCTGATGGAGGGGTTGGTTTTCCCTGCCAAGGCGGAATAGCTGGAGGTGTCGATGTCAGAGCTGATGGACATGCGGTTCTCGCTGGACTGGGACAGGAACGGCTTTTCGGTCTCCAGTGGGTCTGAGTTCTTCTGCACGGGCGTCAGGTAGATCTCCTCCGTGGCCTCCAGCCTCACGTCCGTCTGGTAGCGGATGCGGTCCCGGTGGGCCTCGGGGCCCCTCGTCGTCACCACCACCACGCTGGCTCCGTGGGGCGGGGGCCTGCTGGTGGCCTGGTGCTTCTCGGGGGGCCGGGACGAGGCGACGCAGGTGGGCGCCATCTGGGTGGCTGCTGTGCGCCGGCACGGGCTCTCCGTGGACGTGCCCCGGTCTTTGGTGGAGGTTGTGCTGTTTTGGTGATTGACCTCATCACTCAGGCAAACGTGGTCGTGGGGAGGGGTCTGCTCACCTGCGGGGAGGAGAGCAGCGTTGGTGTTCCCACCGACGGGGATGCTCCAGACTGAAACTGGACATGCGCCAACTGGGGACATTTTTCCCCAACCTCCAGCACTGCTCGCCCCATGCTCCAGGCCGGGGATCAACTCCCAGGAGCCACCAAAGGGTGCGAGGCCCCTGGCCACCAGCCCCCCGACTCACCCGTTTTCAGAGGGGACGACGACCGGGACACCCGCTCCTGCCAACTGTGCTTTTTCCCCAGGGAGTTGTTATTCAGGGTGTCCTGGGGAGGAGAACAAAGCCGCCTTGTCACCCGGGCAGTAAACAGCACGTGGCAGCTgtccctccccatcccacagcGATGCACGGCGGCCGGGGCCGTCACGGTCCCTGGGCGCTGACTGGGATCGCCCGAGCGCTTCCCCACGGTGCCCGTGCCCGTCCCTGGGTGCAGCCCACCCGCCTGGGCACGCTTTGCTCCCAGGCtttgcaggcagctctggggcaCAGCGCGGGTAtttctcccccagcagcagcggcgTTTTCCACGCTGTTAGTTTTTGCTCAAGCACCAAGCTTGGGACTCTCGGGGTTTTCTCCTGCAGCCATCACCATCAGCACGGGAGCTGCCCTGCTTGCTTTGCTTCCCCACCAACACAAAGAAAGCCTCTGTCCTGAAGACCACCAAGATTTGTGGGATCCCCAGCGCCCTGTCCTGTCCTTGGGGCACACACACGGGCTCCATGTGCCCATCCCTGCTCACTCCGGGCTCCCGCTGCCAGCCACATCAGACCCTGTGCTGCAAAGCTCCTGTTCCCCATGTCCTCACCTCAGGTCATGCCCGTGGCTCCCAGCGTGGCCCCacaccctccccctccccagcccaccaTCTAtgcaccacacacacacacacgccacccccccaaaaatacCTCTCCGCAGGTCTGGACACTGGTTGGGACCAACTGCCCGGGGGGTGCCTTtgctgtccccgtccccccagCTGGATGTGGCTCCCACGTGCCACCGGCTCCTCGGGGTCCCTGCGCAGGGTGGGACAAGGCTGCCTGCTGTCCCCTTGTCCATTAtgctccagccagctccccccgcctccccatccctgctgcctttGTCCCCGGTGCCAGCTGCCCTGCGGGCATTGTCCTGGCTCagtgccttcctcctcctcctcctcctcctcccacccatGGCCTCAGGCAGAGAGCTGGCATCAGCTGCCTGTGCCGGGCTGGTGACACCCAGCTCCAACTACTCCCCATCTGTCACCCACGGGGACACCTGCCTCTCGCTTTGCTCTCCTCAGCTGCGCGTCACCGCCACGAAAATCCTCCTACTTGGCAAGGGAAGCCACTGCcgaaggcaggaggaaggcaaaaATAGCCCTGCGCGCAGCGGCACACCTTGCGCGGGTTTGCAAAGTTTGCAGGAGGGATGGGGCTCGGGGAGGCCAGCTCAGAGGGGCAGCATGCAGGGCACCTAAACATCACCCCTCATGGGGACGGCAGCGTCTGGGAAAACCCTCCATGCAAAAGCAGGGGGGAAAAAGCTCAGGGGGCAAAAGCTGAGGGGCAAAAGCCAGGGGGAAAaagcccccaaaccccctcccaccccccccgggCCAGTTCTCACCTGGCTGCGAGGCACCTGCGGGAAGAGGTTGAGCGTGGTGGGTCGCTTGGGCCGGTAGCTCTCGGTGCTGGCGGGCTGGGGGGCTTTCTGCAGCGGCTGGGGCTCCGTCTGCTCCTCGGCCGGCGCATCCCCGGTGGCGTCGATGAGGTCGAGCTGCAGCATCTCGGCCTGCAGCCGGctgccctccccgccgcccgccgcccgcgccgcgccgcctgCCCGGCTCACACAGCCCTGCCGGGATTAGCGGCTAGGTCAGGAGACTGGGAGGGCCAGAGGACGGCCGTGCCAGTTGGCCTCAGCCTTTTAAAGCAGCAGGGGATGGCGCATCCCACCCCACGTGCCCATCGCCGTGGCTGCCggccttccctccctccttccgCTACAGCGTAGGGGGACTTGGTCCTAACCTGCCTCCCCGGCACCCCGCAGGAGCGCTGACCCCAGCACCAAACCGAAGGCAGGATTTCCAGCCTCAGCCCGGCCAGTTTGCCCCCTCTGCTCGCCCCCTCCGGACCACCAAGGCTTTCAGTGGTCATCGCCTTCATTTTTTACGCTGGCCTAACACAAAGATTTCAGTGGTTCCCGTGGCAGATGCCACCGGTTGTGGCAAATCACCTGGATTTTAACAAGGAAACAGAGGCACGGGAGAAGAGCTGGGGGAATATGCCAGCTAAATTGGTGAGACCTAGCTAAGGTAGGCGTATTCGAGTCAGCTGGTGACATTCTGCCTAGACTGCTAACGATGCTGCCTCGGCAATCCTGTAGCTGTGGCAATCACTCGGAGAACTCAGAGGAGGAAAAGTCCCAGAAGGAcgcagaaaagcaaaacagtgcCTGTTTTTGAGGAACGTACACCCTGGGAGTGAAGCGCCATTCAGGATTCAGTAGCTGAGAGGGAACTACAACCACTGCAGGTACGTGTTAATGGACTGGCACACGGCGGATGCTGCTTGTTTCCCTCATGTGGAAAAGCCTTGAGGCCTGGCACAGCCCGAAGGCTGGCGGTGGGGAAGAGGGGCAGGATCTGAGGAAAGTTTTGCAAAGCCACCCGGAGGAAGCAGCCGCCtttctgctgcatcccagccCCGCTTTGCTCCCCGCCTGCCCAGGCACTGGGTCCCTGGCACAGTGCCGCTGCTGGCATCACCCCTCCGGGGCAGGTGTTTGCAGTCGGTCCAGGTCACACTGAGCCAGGGGTGGTAACGAGAGGAA
The genomic region above belongs to Cygnus olor isolate bCygOlo1 chromosome 5, bCygOlo1.pri.v2, whole genome shotgun sequence and contains:
- the MAPK8IP1 gene encoding C-Jun-amino-terminal kinase-interacting protein 1 isoform X2, translating into MAEREKGAASPPASSPFLGLHLASPPNFRLTHDISLEEFEDEDLSEITDECGISLHCKESLAARGCVSRAGGAARAAGGGEGSRLQAEMLQLDLIDATGDAPAEEQTEPQPLQKAPQPASTESYRPKRPTTLNLFPQVPRSQDTLNNNSLGKKHSWQERVSRSSSPLKTGEQTPPHDHVCLSDEVNHQNSTTSTKDRGTSTESPCRRTAATQMAPTCVASSRPPEKHQATSRPPPHGASVVVVTTRGPEAHRDRIRYQTDVRLEATEEIYLTPVQKNSDPLETEKPFLSQSSENRMSISSDIDTSSYSALAGKTNPSISEEDEVLDYMSSPDKTSLPRASCVGGSSGYRPGHNLQRASVSSDTSALSYDSVKYTLVVDENVQLELVSLKQCYSGYSDESDSATVYDNCVSSPYESAIGEEYEEDALKRDSVCLSEDSTPEADIHFSKKFLNVFMSGRTRSSSAESFGLFSCMINGEEQEQTHRAVFRFVPRHADELELEVDDPLLVEVQAEDYWYEAYNMRTGDRGIFPAYYAIEVTKDPDHITALAKNSDWMDQFRVKFLGSVQVPYHKGNDVLCAAMQKIATTRRLTVHFNPPSSCVLEISVRGVKIAVKSDDSKEHSKVNKCSHFFQLKNISFCGYHPKNNKYFGFITKHPADHRFACHVFVSEESTKPLAESVGRAFQQFYKEYVEYTCPTEDIYLE
- the MAPK8IP1 gene encoding C-Jun-amino-terminal kinase-interacting protein 1 isoform X1; translated protein: MAEREKGAASPPASSPFLGLHLASPPNFRLTHDISLEEFEDEDLSEITDECGISLHCKESLAARGCVSRAGGAARAAGGGEGSRLQAEMLQLDLIDATGDAPAEEQTEPQPLQKAPQPASTESYRPKRPTTLNLFPQVPRSQGPRGAGGTWEPHPAGGTGTAKAPPGQLVPTSVQTCGEDTLNNNSLGKKHSWQERVSRSSSPLKTGEQTPPHDHVCLSDEVNHQNSTTSTKDRGTSTESPCRRTAATQMAPTCVASSRPPEKHQATSRPPPHGASVVVVTTRGPEAHRDRIRYQTDVRLEATEEIYLTPVQKNSDPLETEKPFLSQSSENRMSISSDIDTSSYSALAGKTNPSISEEDEVLDYMSSPDKTSLPRASCVGGSSGYRPGHNLQRASVSSDTSALSYDSVKYTLVVDENVQLELVSLKQCYSGYSDESDSATVYDNCVSSPYESAIGEEYEEDALKRDSVCLSEDSTPEADIHFSKKFLNVFMSGRTRSSSAESFGLFSCMINGEEQEQTHRAVFRFVPRHADELELEVDDPLLVEVQAEDYWYEAYNMRTGDRGIFPAYYAIEVTKDPDHITALAKNSDWMDQFRVKFLGSVQVPYHKGNDVLCAAMQKIATTRRLTVHFNPPSSCVLEISVRGVKIAVKSDDSKEHSKVNKCSHFFQLKNISFCGYHPKNNKYFGFITKHPADHRFACHVFVSEESTKPLAESVGRAFQQFYKEYVEYTCPTEDIYLE